From Alosa sapidissima isolate fAloSap1 chromosome 2, fAloSap1.pri, whole genome shotgun sequence, one genomic window encodes:
- the LOC121704035 gene encoding uncharacterized protein LOC121704035, whose protein sequence is MTFTASLIHVQLLRRLRGTRVSSSTFHLTFTTMKVVLKDSNPVELMHHRCSCIAGAALCNHCVALLFQSAHYSQLNLSVVPPVLSCTEGEQQWHKPRTLGVKPGPVDGMTVLSAKPKERATNEGVRSTLYKGLTGDLPDLSVLRVTEVYNDFPAAEVPMICSMGITCEIPLVESALGMVQAGSPLSYQQPARARRDLSFHSAPPRPSLPLDN, encoded by the exons ATGACATTCACCGCATCGTTGATTCATGTTCAACTACTCCGGCGTCTAAGAGGAACAAGGGTTTCAAGCTCTACATTTCATCTTACATTCACAACTATGAAG GTGGTCCTGAAGGATTCAAACCCTGTGGAGCTGATGCATCACAGATGCTCATGCATTGCAGGAGCAGCCCTATGCAACCACTGTGTTGCTTTGTTGTTCCAATCTGCACATTACAGCCAGCTGAATTTGTCTGTGGTACCTCCTGTGTTAAGCTGTACTGAGGGAGAACAGCAATGGCACAAGCCTAGAACTTTG GGTGTTAAGCCAGGCCCAGTGGATGGGATGACAGTACTGTCTGCTAAACCAAAGGAGAGAGCAACAAATGAAGGTGTAAG GAGCACACTCTACAAAGGCCTAACAGGGGATTTACCTGACCTTTCCGTCCTTCGG GTGACGGAAGTGTACAACGATTTCCCTGCAGCTGAGGTGCCGATGATCTGCAGCATGGGCATCACCTGTGAGATCCCTTTGGTCGAATCCGCCCTTGGCATGGTTCAGGCTGGAAGCCCTTTATCATACCAACAACCAGCTAGAGCCAGGAGAGACTTGTCCTTCCACTCTGCACCACCACGTCCATCTCTGCCACTTGATAATTAA
- the LOC121704034 gene encoding uncharacterized protein LOC121704034, translating to MAFWDLIEAATTKMVRVTRARKNYVASTITESPLTRPTKLLPIDELFLFLTYLSTGCTQRELGHRFNIHRTTVSRIIVTWANFLYSLLGSICIWMSPTAVKASLPQAFDGNYSGTNIILDCTELRCQTPSSLLLQSEVFSTYKSHCTFKAMVGMSPHGALTFVSTLFEGSMSDRQVFRQSGITTLLDPNTAIMVDKGFLVDDLVPGTVHRPAFVSQRAQMPERDVLQTQSIARLRVHVERMIRRVKENKLFDTTIPLSISGSINQLFTVACLLSNYQNGPLVKAWTFEM from the exons ATGGCATTCTGGGATCTGATTGAAGCAGCAACAACCAAAATGGTTAGAGTAACAAGGGCAAGGAAAAACTATGTTGCCAGCACAATAACCGAGAGCCCATTAACCAGACCAACG AAGCTGCTGCCAATAGATGAACTCTTTCTGTTCTTAACGTACCTTTCCACCGGCTGTACACAGAGGGAGCTGGGTCACAGGTTTAACATCCATCGAACAACAGTTAGCCGAATTATCGTTACCTGGGCAAACTTTCTCTACAGCCTTCTCGGGTCTATCTGCATCTGGATGTCTCCTACAGCTGTTAAGGCCAGTCTTCCTCAAGCATTTGATGGTAACTACAGTGGCACAAACATCATCCTTGACTGCACTGAACTACGGTGTCAGACTCCCTCATCTCTGCTCCTCCAGAGTGAAGTTTTCTCCACGTACAAGTCCCACTGTACTTTTAAGGCGATGGTAGGTATGTCCCCCCATGGAGCCCTGACATTTGTGTCAACGCTCTTTGAAGGGTCCATGAGTGACCGGCAAGTCTTCCGTCAGTCGGGCATCACAACATTATTAGATCCTAACACTGCAATAATGGTCGACAAAGGTTTTCTTGTAGACGACCTTGTGCCAGGGACTGTGCATCGCCCTGCCTTTGTCTCTCAGAGGGCTCAGATGCCAGAAAGGGATGTATTGCAGACCCAGTCCATCGCAAGACTAAGGGTGCACGTGGAGAGGATGATTAGAAGAGTGAAAGAAAACAAACTCTTTGACActaccatccctctctccatatcAGGAAGTATTAACCAGTTGTTCACAGTTGCTTGTTTGCTCTCGAATTATCAGAATGGACCTCTGGTGAAGGCATGGACATTTGAAATGTAA